The genomic window AATCAGACCACAAAAGATTAAGCTTCATCATTTGTAATTATATACCTAGAGAACAGATTTTTCTGGTATTATTTATATCCAAAACATAGTTTTGATTTATACAACTATCTAGAACTAATAAAATCCTGATTagtgactagctatgtgatcttgggttaAAATCACTTTACCTGTCTGGATCTTGACTTCCATACCTATAAAAAACGAAGGAACTAGATGAATATAGAACTAGTAAATTTCCTTTCTAGTTATAAATCTAATTAGAAAAGCTTACTGATCTGTGATAATTATAAACCATAAGACCTGGATTTCAAAGAACAAATGTATAGTCAAATAAGAATTTAActcaggagcagctgggtagctcagtgaattgagagccaggcctagagatgggaggtcccggattcaaatctagcctcagatacttcctagctgtgtgaccctgagcaagtcactttgcccccattgcctagcccttatcactcttctgccttggaaccaatacacagtattgaatccaagacagaaagtaagggttaaaaaaaaaatacaatgtccAGTACTTCAGGTTCTCTGAAACTGGCAGCATTATGTTGGACCCAATACAGTTAAGAACTTGTTTAAATGATGATAGCTTGGAAAAAGGCTAAGTACTATCACAGATCTGGAAGAAAGAAGGCTTCAGTACCATTCTAGAACTGGCTGTGTTAAtaactagctttgtgacattAGGTGGAGGGTGTTTATCCCTGTATTCCTtttccatctgtcaaatgatgtTAATAATGCCTAGGCTACGACCTCCTGGGTTTCTCATAAGAATAGTTATGACTATCAAAATGCTGTTCTAATTTTAATTCTCGCATGCTTTATGAATGGATTAGAATAGATTAGATGGATTAGAATAGAAAGATCAATGACAATACTTGATTATTTCAAGGGACTTCAATTTTATCTCATGTTACCTTCCCCTTTTGAAGAAATGATTTGTTTCAGTGGATTCTTTTCAGcagaaaattattttccagattttCCATCTTGTTGAGAAAAAATGTGGATTCTCTGGGAACATATTAATCTAATTCTGTGCAGCTATCTAAAACACCACAGTAAGGAAGACAAGGGAACAAGTCTGACCCCTGTGTGGATTAGTTCATTTAATCCAGTTCCACCTAAGCAACCAACGTGCAAAAGTATCTGATTAAAAGACAGAATTGAGTTATATTCAATAGATAGTTGAGTACAAATCTACCATCactattgggggagggggagaaggcaCATATTCTAGCAATGGTTGGTCAATAATGcagtatataatattaaaaattaatattaataagctTGTATAAAAACCATCAGTGAACTCAATTTTTACATTGCAGTGTTGTCTAGTTACTGAAATTTCACCATTTATATAACATTCAACATGAAACTATTGTCAAGTATCCTAGTACATCttaattcagtgaaaaaaaatgGTTGCATTCCATACGAttaatcttttcatttcattaattaGCCAGAACTTTTGCACACTTAGCATTACTTTTGTGTTTTAGGATCCTTTTAATTGGTTACAGCATGAAAAATACCGCTTAGGAAATTATTCATAAaactgtattctgtattttttatttttcaaacagCCAGTGTCCACATTTAAAATGCATAATTTGCAAATATAAATTATCAGActaataattcaattaaaaataaagcaaaacacaaCTTCCCTTAGTATCACAATACAGAAAAATGGTATTATAAAACCCAAATGGCTAAGTTAACCATATGAAAACAATAATGCCAGAAGCTGTGAAACCCATTAAGCCACTTAATGAATAAATCAGTTCAAAGAATACATGTCCACATTCCATGACTATGCATGAAGCAAGCTTCCACTGTACTGTAAAGGCTCAACAATTCATTTGTTCATGGCATAATGTTGGGTCAAGCAAAGATCTTCATTTTCACAATGACGAGTCAAACGAATTGGAACAGAAATCATACCTCCAAATTGTTCAAAAACAATTCTGTTTGGAGGGAGAAAcatgatctttaaaaatagatctatttgCCATCAAATTTCAGTTTTCCAAGTCTACTAACTATAGAAATGCTTCGATTTTCCCAATAAAACATCACACagtcttatttttcaaatatgttgCAATTTGATAAATTTCATTGCAAAGCAATTTTCACCTGAGTGGATTATGAATTCAATGCTCCTAGGCAGTATTGAAAGAAAAGGCTTGCTTTGTATCTGAAACCTAAAGTATGTTTGCGTTATATCTTTTGTTGAATTCCTGGCAGGTTGTGGGACAACCTGCCAATCACACTCCCAGCATACGCACTACTCTACCCTCATTCCCCTACAACTCTCAAAAAATTTCATGAAGTATCAAGCAATTATGAGCCCACTCTATCATTTCGGTCATGAACTTAAAACCCAATTCATTCAGTTTTATACAAAATCATCTATATTATATACATTCTTAATTACCAATGGGAAATCAAATTTTACAATGATAATGAAAGGGTAAGAAAATGGCATAAGTAAAGTAATACTGTATATCCACGGAAATAACCTATTACCCTACCAGTTTTCATGATAGAGCTTCTTTTATTAGCTGAAATACAAAGAAGGCATATGGATCTCAGGAAAATAACACTATATATCAGAAAATTCACTGTATTTTACTACCTATTTACCAAGGGTTTCCATCACACACAATTTATTCTGTACAATTTTTATaaactaatttcttcctttttaaaatcatcagGTTTCCAGATTAAATTCAGCACTACACAGTATGCCCTTGAAATAAAATGAGGTTACCTGCTTTATTTGGATACCAAGTTCCCTTCCAGACAGCATTAAAATAAAGACAAGTAAGACTACACAGATAAAATCCAGTATAATTCAAATCCAACAATGAAAAAGTTCCCCCATATTGTTGCAAAATTCTTTCTACTGAAATGCTCTGCCACAATAATAAAAAGCATACATTACATATAAAAGATACCAGTGTACTAAAAGTGACAGAAGTGGACTAGCAAATCCTTCAAAGCACATATTATATAAATGActagcatttaaaaacatttctcctATAAAATGTAGgtcatatacatttataaattggTGGTTTTATTTCTAAAGCAGTGACATCTGTGTTCAAATAGTTATGCTGCTCTGTACAGTATAGTATCTACTCAATTCAAGCTATAATAGGTTTGTCTTTTTGTATTTAAGTTGAATAAGTTCATCTCATCAGTTGAGAACTCAAACTTGAAAAATAAGTATCTAAAAATCAATgtacaaatttaatatttttgtaaccATTTATGAAACATCAAGAGACCTACTCTTTTTTATAATGGGGCTTAAATCACCTCAGGACCTATGGACTTGAatctaaaatgaaaaacaaaaataaacaaacaaacaaaaaaaaaacacctcccaAAGCAAATCACAAGAATAGGTAGGAAGCAGTACAGAAGCAGAAAGATATACCCCTTCCTTCACTGTGAGGCTACTAAGTTTTGCGGTCTTCCTCCATcttgcagaagagtggtaaggccatTCAATGCTTACTGAAAGTGAGTACAGATGAAGTCAGATTTAAGCCTGTCTCCTCTGCGACTGAAATTATGCTGTGTAAACAATGTTATGCTCCAACAGGAGGACAatggaatttatttattaaaaactgatTAAAGATTAGTCATCATTAACtgaaataagaataattatgAACTCCAAAACAGTTTTTAGAACTATTCTGATGCTACTTGTAAAGTTAGCACTGCTATGGATTATTGCTTACATACAGTACAACATCATATGCCTTCTAACATAAAGCAGTACTGTgatttgtttgtacatatttacagatttttaaaaacaagctgTAAAAACATTACATACTTTCAGACAATACAAATTAGCACATTGGTACTCACTTTAAACAAATGGAATGCATAACATTAATAAACATCATAAAGGAAGACTCACATAAAAGTCCTTGATTGTCAagacacatttatatataaactcTAACTGTGCAGAATTAAAGATTCAATCATAGGTACATCCTTAATTGATAAACCATATTTACAGCATGGTAttgcataaaaaaataaaataacgttTATAGGGTTTTACCTTTCCATCCATCGGATGACAGAAAGCAACaaacacaactaagaaatgtttGTCTGCTTCAGTCTGTTTCCTACCAAAAGTTAAGTGAAAAGGGGAAACATAAGGTTTTTATTTGCAGTGTATAGCAAAAGCAACTGGAAAATTCTTTCCCTGAAATAACgcaatttgaaactgaaaaaagtataaattaaattGGGGATTTCAAAAACATTTTCCAATGACTGTAATGGTGCTTCCTCAGGAAATGCTTTGTGAAAAGGCGAATTCTAGCTAAAACGTGAACTATAGTAACATGAATTGTTAAAGGTGCCCGGCTTCTAGTGAACAGCCCTTTAAAaactcaaatgaagaaaattaaaggagttCTTTTTTTAGATCAACCTAACATTTCAAAAGTTCTCTCCTCtattctaataaaaatgaaagtatcCCTAGGACAAGGTGCTTTCTGCCTCTCAAATAGTTAGGATCTTTCTGCCTCCTGAGAATCCTTGGCAAGTGCTCAAGAGTATTATTTCTAGCAGTAATGTATTAAATATACCCAGTAGACATTTTGCATATAGATACCCAAAGATTCATAACAGTCTCTCAAATATTCCAAAACCAAACAACATCTGTGCACTGTGGAGAATTTTTAGGCAAAGTCAACCCATTGTAAGTTAATAGTTACTGCTTTGTCAGAGGTGAATGATCACCTGCTTCTCATCCTCAAAGGTATAGTGTTAGATAGAACAGAAGTGCAAAAGTATATCTCAAGACTaatcaaacaaaagcaaaaacatataGAAGCAGGTTCATATACACAATTTGTCTACAGGGAAGTCTGAAAAGAAATAAGAGCCTCAAAAGACAATGCCAAACCCTTGACATTCTAGCCCAGAGCAAGGCATGAAGCTTCCATTCTACCTATGCACTGATATTTGCCAAAAAACTTTGTGAACAAGAGGGACAAAACCCAAAGAACAGATATTATTATGGTGACAATACAGGGTAACTTCTGACTTGGGCTCCTTACTTAAACTTTAAAACAGCAAAAGACTAAATATTTAAAGGGGTTAGTCAATAATTTATAGTTATAATCTCTCAAAGAAAGCCTATATCTGGAATTAAAGAACTATGGCTATTTTAAAACAGGAATGCAACAACTGAAGTTTTACTTGCATAATAATACTATCTACCAAAGGCCTCCTTCTAAGCTTACAATAGTTGCTCATTAGTTGTTGAGTCATATTCATAAAAGTATTCTGGTAAAAGCCATgatgttggaaaaaaaaataccttgccCCCCACCAAACTAATGTTGTACCTTGGTATTAAACCAGGCATTCAGCTGAACAAAAATTTTCAGCCACGATGAAAAAAATTCTGACCAAGGCTACAACTCCCTACCCTTATTAAAAGTGCTGTGAAATATTTAATGTCCATCCAGAATGGACATAGCCCCAAGTTTTAAAGATCTCATCTAAAAGAAGCCTTCTTATAATCACATGACACTTAACACACCCAGTTTAAGATGATGAACAGCTGAGCCAATAATGGCAGGACTGAATCTCTGCTTCTAAAGAATCTAGTTctttccaaaatttggcaggggGTTAAAAAACTGCCAAATGGAAATGTATAAAATTTCAAAAGTCATAGAGTAATCAAAGTATgaagaaaattacattaaaaatagttGACAAATCCTTTTAATTGATGGTCCTAATTTTAAAACACTGCTATGTTCAACACAAATATGAAATGTGGTAAATGCAAATATTGCTTGCTCCCTTTCCATGTGAGAATAGCTATGGGCTAACTCCCAAAAAAGTAAAATCATTTATATGAGAAACAATGTCATGGTGCACAAATTTGTAGAGCTACTAAAGATTAGGTTGGGAAAGCCATGTTATAAAGAAGTGTCAGCTTCCAAGGTTACTATTGGTATCTATATTGATGTGTATATCAGTGTGAGAAAGATGGAGAATTTTAGCAAGCAAACCAAAAAGttggaggaaaaaacaaaaacaaaactaaaagttTGGAAGGGGACACCAGAATAATTAATCACTGACGTTATACAATGTAAAAAACTAAAAACTACCCAACATATTACTCAAATCATGCCttttcaggataaaaaaaaaagattcatggtGTGAGGATAAAGTCTgtagtttatttatgttttgaaATGCAACAAAATGCTTCCGATACTCAACTAGGCTGAAAATGAAATTGTAGTTACTAGGATTAGTAAACACTTTTGGTTTGTAAAACTATAATGAACAGTGTTCATCAAGAAGTTGCTGAAGGTAAAATATGCAATTAAAATGCCCAGTTCTTTAGTTTCTCTGTATACTGTTTAATTATCTGATCTACCAAGAATctagaaagggaaaaattaaaccAGTTTTTACAAATCCGAAGACATCCCAATTTCCTTTTATTGCCAAAAATTAAAACTGTCATTTATGAGATGATTAAGACACAACCATATCAAACctaaaaatctaaaatttttactttgagagaaatcaaaaatatcaaatagAATCTAAGTGCTCTATGTTAAGTGAAAGTGTATATGTAACGTAAAATACAATTAAGCTTCAAAACTTGGAATATACAGTCTGTGAAAGCATTATGTTCTTGGGAATGTAACTACAGAATACTTTGACTAAAACCTCAAAACCTTGATACCtgcacatggaaaaaaaaaatcataaaaaatatctAGGTACAACTGTACAAAGAAACTGACACCAATATGCATACTTTAGTCTGGAAGTAAATGCTTCAGCAGTTGTGTATTTTGGTAAATGTGTTGAAAGTATGCATATTTTTAAGTAATTAGGCTTTTAAATAGTGGAGTCTTAGACTATCagatttttattactatttcccCCTCAGAAAACACAGCTCAAtataatgcaaaatgaaaatcAAGGGTATATggcatattgttctttttttaaaagatggaagattttttttcctatagaaTACATTAATTTTAAGCCATAATCTCTTGACATTTAAACTTTTAAGTTCACTCTGTCTGCAAAGTATATTAAGATTCCCTGCTGAAGTGCAATGTCTATGctgaaaaattataaacagtatgcGTAAATTTCACACAATTACTAATTTCCCAAGAATGTACAATGATATCAGGAAACAATTGTGCGAAAGTCttattttttgttgctgttgtttttgttttcttttttaaacttggtGTAGGTAGAATAGCAAGTTTCTGGTCTAAAATAAGTGATACATTGCTTCTATAAAGGTGGCAACATGTAAGGCAGTTCAATGAATGATGactaaccaaaaagaaaaaaaattcagttattGGATTATCTTGCTATTCATATCAGCTTACTTTTGTTATAACACATTGCTCTTAAAGTTTGTACAGCACTCCATCTTTTACAGAGCAAACCCACTCTTGATTAATCTGTTCTAAAGTGccaatattatttacattttttaattagcCAAAAGTCTGGCCTGTTGTGGCATCAGGTGAAGATGTCATCCCAGCTCTATTATCATTTACATTCACCAAAGGAAATTCTGGGAATTCAGCACTTGTCCCTGGTCCCCGCAGGTTCACTTGTCCATTGGCAGTGCTAAATTGAGAAGCCATTCCAGCTCTTGTTCCATGGTATTGAGGTCGGAAGGGCTGTTCAAAGGAGCTCATTTGGTAAGCTTGGTGGACAGGCTGTGCCTCAGCCTTCTTCTGAGAAGTCACTTGATCCAAAAAGTCCTGTGTTGATGTAGCAGAAGCATGGTTTGCCTCATCAcctgaaaagggaaatgaatgCTGGGAATCACCAACTATTAGTCCAAAGTGAGACTTGTCTGGAGTTGTTCTTAGTGGAGAATTCATTCCTGATCGAAAGCTATTGATGGGCATGGCTGCGTAGACTTGCTTGTCTATGGAAGAAAATGCTGGCTGACTTGCAAGGGTCTGGTTATCAGTCACAAAGTTAAGGCTCGGGTTGTTCAAATAGGCATCGTTTTGGCTAGTTCTGTCCAAAGCCTGCTGCAGAAATTTTGAATATTCCTGCAACATACTGGCTTTATCTGATGAGGATGCTTGGGAGCTTGTTCCAACACTCTCTGGCTGAGTGACCTCAGGAACTTCAGAAGAATTAATCGATATGCTAGATGTCACCTCAGTGTCCGCCACATTGAATGATATCTCATGCTGTCCATTAGCCTTGTGTGAATAATGGTCTAACAAAGTCTGTAGTACCTCATCTGGAATAACATTTTTGTCATGATTACTCTTAATCTCCACATTTAGTGCCTGTGAATCCAATATGGATGCTGTGGTGCTTTCATCAATGACACTAGCCACAGCTGCTTGCGTTACCGAAGGTTGAGAGGCTATAGTACCCACATTCAGTGCATACTCTCTACTGTTATTACTAGTTGCTTGCAGGTAtctctttttcttcaaaaattgCATTGCATCATCATAATTAGTGCTACTATGGACAGGTTTGCTGGGCCCTTCTTGTAAGGAATCAACCTGGTCAATGTCAGGATTGCCATCTGAGTCTAGTAAGGCTTGTTTATCCACGAGGTCAAAGGCATACTTTGAAACTTTGCTATCTTCGTATGTGGATAAAGGTGAAATTGTTTGACTTTGCTCTAGTGGCTGCTTTAGACTTCTTTTACTGTTAACTTTTTTGAGAACCAACTTGGGTGGGTGTATTTCTCCTGAAGCAGGATCATCTAAATGTGACCCTCCAACTGAAGAATGGGGCATCTCAACAGCATATTCTGCCACCATATATTCATCTTTTACTTTAGTGCTTGAGGAATAAAGAGGCAAATAatcattcttatcttttttctggTCACACTTGTCCATCATACTGTCCTTGTCCATCCCAGAAgactttttctctgttttctgccttttcttttttggcagTGAGCTGTCTTTTGGAGGTGTAGAAAAGCCAGAATCATCCTCAGATGTCAAAAGGCCACCCTTTGTGGCATTCCTGTTTGGTTTCTTGTCACGGTTTTCATGGCACATACGTTTATGTTTTAATACACGGTCTGTCCGGGAAAAATACTGTTGAGTTGGGTGGGTGATGAtgggggttttgttgttgttgttttttgaaagaaagaaaaaagagagagagaaaaaatttaaataaatataatgctgatATAAGCCTAAGAACATAAGCAATTTATTCCTAAACATTTTAGTCTTCTATTGTAGTCCTTATTATAATTGCCATTCAAATTATTCTCATGTATGATTGATCATATTTTCCAGTTTATTAACCTAATCATttgggagagaaaataatttcaaaccACCATCTTACCTGTAAACAGTATTCACACTGGTATGGTTTTTCTCCACTATGTGTTCTCTTATGCCTTTCCATATGATATTTCTGTATGAATCTCATACCACATTCATCACAGCGAAATGGTTTTTCACCTAATAAATCATGACAAGAAAGTTTAAAACAAGACATGGTCAAATAATGGGTTCATTATAGTAATCTTTAAATTCAGCAATTTAGGAAGATAATctacttcatttttaaataaaaaatcaaatcctTCCTACAGACTTTCATCTAGGCCAGAATTAATTGTTAATGATTAATTAACCTGGCATTcataaacttaaaattttttttaataattagattTCTAATTAATTGacttcctttgcaatcctatgtatTATGTTTCTTACTCTTAAGaactttattctgagaaggggttttATAAGTTTTACCAGATGGTCAAAGTGGTCCAAGACACAgactaatttaataaatttaataaatgcagGCTTCAATTTAACTTTAAAGGGTGTTCTGTTTTAAAAGATTGACAACAGATTGACAACTAATTGGAAAGATAAGATTGAAGTATGTCACCCTGTTT from Monodelphis domestica isolate mMonDom1 chromosome 4, mMonDom1.pri, whole genome shotgun sequence includes these protein-coding regions:
- the ZNF148 gene encoding zinc finger protein 148 isoform X1; translated protein: MNIEDKLEGLFLKCGGIDEMQSSRAMVVMGGVSDQSSVSGELQDAVLQDRSLPHQDILAADEVLQESEMRPQEMISHDELMVHEETVKNDDEMETQDRLPQGLQYAVNVPISVKQEITFTDVAEQQKRDKKQIREPVDLQKKKKRKQRSPAKHFQQEGIEAYIDTLLAPPRYFNDGTQHLPNISSALEFIMDSKERTILTINEDGSLGLKTPKSHVCEHCNAAFRTNYHLQRHVFIHTGEKPFQCSQCDMRFIQKYLLQRHEKIHTGEKPFRCDECGMRFIQKYHMERHKRTHSGEKPYQCEYCLQYFSRTDRVLKHKRMCHENRDKKPNRNATKGGLLTSEDDSGFSTPPKDSSLPKKKRQKTEKKSSGMDKDSMMDKCDQKKDKNDYLPLYSSSTKVKDEYMVAEYAVEMPHSSVGGSHLDDPASGEIHPPKLVLKKVNSKRSLKQPLEQSQTISPLSTYEDSKVSKYAFDLVDKQALLDSDGNPDIDQVDSLQEGPSKPVHSSTNYDDAMQFLKKKRYLQATSNNSREYALNVGTIASQPSVTQAAVASVIDESTTASILDSQALNVEIKSNHDKNVIPDEVLQTLLDHYSHKANGQHEISFNVADTEVTSSISINSSEVPEVTQPESVGTSSQASSSDKASMLQEYSKFLQQALDRTSQNDAYLNNPSLNFVTDNQTLASQPAFSSIDKQVYAAMPINSFRSGMNSPLRTTPDKSHFGLIVGDSQHSFPFSGDEANHASATSTQDFLDQVTSQKKAEAQPVHQAYQMSSFEQPFRPQYHGTRAGMASQFSTANGQVNLRGPGTSAEFPEFPLVNVNDNRAGMTSSPDATTGQTFG
- the ZNF148 gene encoding zinc finger protein 148 isoform X2, producing MNIEDKLEGLFLKCGGIDEMQSSRAMVVMGGVSDQSSVSGELQDAVLQDRSLPHQDILAADEVLQESEMRPQEMISHDELMVHEETVKNDDEMETQDRLPQGLQYAVNVPISVKQEITFTDVAEQQKRDKKQIREPVDLQKKKKRKQRSPAKILTINEDGSLGLKTPKSHVCEHCNAAFRTNYHLQRHVFIHTGEKPFQCSQCDMRFIQKYLLQRHEKIHTGEKPFRCDECGMRFIQKYHMERHKRTHSGEKPYQCEYCLQYFSRTDRVLKHKRMCHENRDKKPNRNATKGGLLTSEDDSGFSTPPKDSSLPKKKRQKTEKKSSGMDKDSMMDKCDQKKDKNDYLPLYSSSTKVKDEYMVAEYAVEMPHSSVGGSHLDDPASGEIHPPKLVLKKVNSKRSLKQPLEQSQTISPLSTYEDSKVSKYAFDLVDKQALLDSDGNPDIDQVDSLQEGPSKPVHSSTNYDDAMQFLKKKRYLQATSNNSREYALNVGTIASQPSVTQAAVASVIDESTTASILDSQALNVEIKSNHDKNVIPDEVLQTLLDHYSHKANGQHEISFNVADTEVTSSISINSSEVPEVTQPESVGTSSQASSSDKASMLQEYSKFLQQALDRTSQNDAYLNNPSLNFVTDNQTLASQPAFSSIDKQVYAAMPINSFRSGMNSPLRTTPDKSHFGLIVGDSQHSFPFSGDEANHASATSTQDFLDQVTSQKKAEAQPVHQAYQMSSFEQPFRPQYHGTRAGMASQFSTANGQVNLRGPGTSAEFPEFPLVNVNDNRAGMTSSPDATTGQTFG